The Chryseolinea soli nucleotide sequence AAATCCAGGTCACCTCGCTCGACGAGCAATTTATCCATCGCGTTGTCCAGGCGATCGAAAATAATGTGTCCAACAGTGAGCTGACAGTAATGGATCTAAGTCATGAACTGGGCGTGAGCCGTGCCCAGTTTTTTAGAAAGGTGCAAGAGCTCACCAACAAATCGCCGCTGGAACTTATTCGCACCATTCGGTTGCAATATGCAGCGCAACTTCTCGAGAAAAGCCAGCTTTCGGTTTCTGAGGTCGCCTATCGGGTAGGCTTCAATAACCCCAAATACTTCGCTCGTCATTTCAAAGATCTGTATCACGTATTGCCATCGGCTTATGCCAACGGCAAGCGAAGAAGTTAGCCCGGACCCTTGTATTAGACGTTTGTTACCCACCTTTAGGATGATTTGTTACGCTGGCAGGAACGGCGTCTGCCTATTTTTGCGGAACAAATATTCCGTTTTGAAGCGAAAATTAAGAATCCTGCTTTTTATCGAAATGGTCATGTATGTGCTGATCATTTCCATTTTCACATGGCTCCTTTCCATGGTGTAAAATGAGTTGCGGAGCCGTTATTTGAGAGGATACGAATCCCACCCGGTAAAATCATACCTACTTTCGAGACTTTTTAATACCCCCTTAGACTCCATATCCCTGTCTCTAAGACGAATCAATACCGTCTGTAACCGGCATCCGCCCATACATTTACTGCAAACGATTACGGAATTGTAACTCAGAAATCGTCAGCGCTCTAGGGACCCAAACGGGTTCGATAGGCTGGATTTTAAGGGTAAGTCGGTAAAAGTTTAACCTCTAAACCTCAATTATATGAAAAAGAAGCTCTACAGATGTTTCGGCATTTCTGTATTGATCCTGATGCTAGGTTACCTCCAGGTTCCGGCGCAACAGCGATCGATCACGGGAACCGTAAAGGACGTATCTGGAAGTACCATACCAGGCGTCAGTGTAGTTGTAAAAGGTACGAGCATTGGGACGGTAACGGATGCTGATGGAGCATTTTCCATTAATGCCAACTCCAATGAGACGCTCGTATTCACGTTTATCGGCTATAAGCGCGAAGAAATCCTGATCACCCAACAGACCAGGCTCGACATGACATTAAGTGAAGACGTGAAGACACTTGATGAGATCGTAGTGGTGGGGTATGGTGAGTCAAAGAGAAAGGATGTCACGGGCGCGATCTCTTCCATTACCGGCGATGAGATCCGAAAAACAAATCCCGTCACGTTCGACCAGGCGTTGCAGGGGAAAGTAGCCGGCATGGTTGTGCAGCAGATCTCCGGTCAGCCGGGAGGAGCTGTTTCTATACAGATCCGTGGGATCTCCTCTTTTAGCGGCGCTTCGCCTTTATTTGTGATCGATGGCGTGATCATCGGCGGCGGTGCGAATACCGCAGTCGGTTCCAACCCGTTGGCGGGTATCAACCCATCGGAGATCGAGTCCATCGATGTTTTAAAAGACGCATCAGCGACCGCCATCTATGGCTCACAGGCCACGAATGGCGTGGTGATCATCAAGACGAAAAGAGGTCAGGTATCGCCACCCAAAATAACCTACGATTTCTATACCGGCTATCAGCAAGTGAGGAAGATGCTTCCTACCATGAACCTGCGGGAGTTTGCCACTTTTATAAACGACAGAAATACAGGCTTAGGCTGGGGATTCGATACCAGGCCTCAGTTCGCCAATCCCCAATACCTGGGCGAGGGCACCAATTGGCAAAAAGAGTTATTCCGTAACGCGCCGATGAGCAATCACTCGGTGACGGTGAGCGGAGGTGACGAACGGACGCAGTACTTATTTTCAGGCGCTTACTTCAAGCAAGAGGGAATTGCCCTGGGCTCCGGATTCCAGCGCGTCTCCGTGCGACTCAACCTGGATAACAAAACCACCCGTTGGTTGAAAATTGGAACCAGCCTGCAGCTCGTCAATATTAAAGAGAACGTCAACTCCACAAACTCAAATGTCATTTCGACGGCACTCAGTCAAACACCCGACATCGCCGTAAAAAATCCGGATGGTAGCTGGGGCGGTGGTATAGATCCAAACGGCTGGGTGAACGCCAGCAGAATGGCAAACCCCTATGCCCTTGCCCTGATCAATACCGATCTGGCAAAACGCAACCAGCTCTTCGGCAATGTTTACGCTGAAATAGAATTTACCAAGAACCTGATGCTGCGAAATGAAGTGTCGGGAAGCTTCGCCATGGGTACGGAAGATAAATTCAATCCCACCTATACGATGGGACTTAATGTGAATAAAACAAATTCTGCCACGTACTCCTATACACAAAACTATTACACGATCGTCCGGAACTATCTCACCTATTCCAAGTTGTTCAACTCCGCCTATAACCTCAACGTTATGGCGGGACATGAAGCGCAGTTGAGCACCAGTGAAAGCGTTTCGGCGACGCGCATAAATTTCCCGTCAAACAACGTTCACGCCATCAACAGTGGCGATGCCACGACGGCCACCAACTCGGGCACCAAAGGACAGAATGCCCTGGAGTCGTATTTCGGTCGTGTCAATTTTATGTGGAACGATAAATATCTGATTACCGGCAATGTGCGCGCAGACGGTTCTTCAAAATTTGCGTCGGGCAACCGGTGGGTAACAACCTACTCTGGTGCATTGGCGTGGAAAATTCAAAATGAGAATTTTCTTAGAAACACGCCAGTTAATGAGTTGAAGCTCCGTGTAGGCTATGGACTCACCAACAACCAAAATATAAAAGACTATGCCTATGCAGCCACACTAAACACCATTTCCAATGGTCTGTCAGGTGTTGCTCAACTTACCGGCAATCTGGCGAATCCGTTGGTGCAATGGGAAAAAACCAAATACGCCAACATCGGCCTGGATGGAGCCATCTTAAACTCACGCCTCAATTTCTCCGTGGATTTTTATGACCGCACAACCGATGGCCTTTTGCTAAGTCTCCCGTTGCCTTTCTATTCAGGCACAACCACAGGCTATTTACCGGGCGCCCTGGAAGCACCGTATGTAAATGTTGGGTCGGTGAGCAACAAAGGGTTTGATTTCAGGATCAGTTCAACGAACCTGACCACAAGAAGTTTCTCCTGGAGAACGGATGTTACCGTATCGCACAACACCAATAAAATAGAAAAGCTGAATACGGATGGGGCTTCGTTGCCGAGTTACTATGGGGCCAATGTTGCGGCCATGTCGGTAGTGGGCAGATCGATGGGACAATTTTATGGTTATCAAACCGATGGCATATTTGCAACCGCTAACGATTTTGAAACCCATCCCTTACCCATTAACCCTACAACGGGTGCAAAATTGCCGATCGGACCATCATCGGGGTCGATCTGGTATGGCGACTACAAATTCAAGGATGTCAATGGCGATGGCGTTATTGATGAACATGACCAAACGTTCCTGGGTTCGCCCATTCCTAAATTCCAGATTGGTTTCAATAACACATTTACCTACAAGAATTTTGATCTGAATGTTTTCTTCAGCGCGAACGTGGGTAACAAAGTATTGAATGGATTGCGCATACAAAGCGACAACCCGTTGACAAGCTTTGGTTATTTTAAATCACTGTCAAACCACGCGCAACTGGCATTGATCGACCCCAATGGATCGGCTTCGGACATCAACAACGTCTACGTTACCAATCCAAACACCGATATCGTAGGGCTCCGGAATGACGATACGAATAACAACAATCGTATCTCCAACCGGTATATCGAAGACGGTTCTTTTGTTCGATGCAAAACCATTTCGCTGGGCTACACGATCCCCGAAAAGATCATGTCGAAATTGCGCATCCATTCCTTGCGGATCTATGGTAATGTATCCAACGCTTTTCTCATCACGAAATACAAAGGGATGGATCCTGAAATCGGTTCGTGGAATCCGCTGTCCGCAGGCATGGATAACGGTTTTTATCCCCAGCCCCGGGTATTTACGATCGGCGCTAACCTGCAGTTATAATGAGATTGAAAACAGTGATGTATAAACTGCGTGCGAAGAGCGTATTAAAAAATTACCGTAGGTTCTTTAAATACTAAAATATCAGGCAATGAAATCAATATCTATCATACTCGCCCTGTTCGTTATCGTATCCATAACGGGCTGCGAAAAAGATTTTCTTGAACGTCCTTCTTTATCACAGATAAGTTCTGATAATTTTTATCAGACAACGGCAGATTTAAGACTTGCTACCGCTGCACTCTACGGCGGTTCTCCATGGTGGCAATGGAACACGCAGCCCTACATGATGCTGGGTGATGTCATGAGCGGTAACCTGATCTCGCAATGGTGGGGCGATGCCGTGCAGCTGAACACGTTCTCCATTACAGGACAAAACGCCATCATGCAGCAAGCCTGGACGGGCTTGTACATTGTGGTGGCGCATTGTAACGCAACCATTAATGCGATAAAGGCAAAAGCACCCGCTTCCATTTCGGAATCGGATAAAAATGCGGCCATTGCAGAAGCCCGGTTTATTCGTGCCGTGGCCTATTATCACCTGGTCATGCTCTGGGGCGATGTGCCGATCATTGAAGACAACACCAAACTCATCAGCTCACCGCTGGTGAACCGGAATACCAAGGCGGACGTCTACAGGTTTATCACGGCCGATCTGGCCTATGCCTCGCGAAACCTCCCTGCCACAGACGCCGCCGGGAGAGCCACCACGTGGTCGGCACAAGGGATGGCCGGTAAAGTATACCTGACGATGGCCGGTTTATCGCAGGAGGGGGGCTCACGCAATCAGACCTATTTAGATAGCGCAAAATTTTTTGCCGGCAATGTGTGTAAGAACAGTGGACGGTCTCTGTTTCCCAGTTACTATGATCTGTTCAAAACGCAATTCAATGACAACCCGGAATCCTTATTTGCGCTGCAATGGGCGCCCGGCGTAACGTATGGCTTTGGCAACATGTTGCAGACATACTCTCCCAGCTCCGACATCACGCCCAACAATCAAGGGGCCTGGCTTTTCCTGCAGCCAACCTACGATCTATACAAACTATATTCCAAGAAAGACACGATCCGGCGCAAGGCCAGCTTCATGCTTCCCGGCGATAAGTATCCTGAACTGAACGCCGCAGGGGGTGGCTACACCTCCAATTCTGTAACCTTGAAAAAGCACATGGTCGGAACGCAAACGGATAATAATTCCCCAAACATGACACTCGTTTCGTCTGTAGAACACAATGCCCTGCTCAGGCTGGCCGATGTGTACCTCGTATACGCCGAAGCTATCCTGGGCAACAACGCATCCACAGCCGATGGCGAGGCATTGCAATATTTTAACGCCGTGCGCAAAAGAGCAGGCGTTGACCCGGCAACGATGCTGAATATGGATACATTGATCCAGGAGCGGCGAAAAGAGCTGGCATATGAGGGACATTACTGGTTCGACCTCGTTCGTCTTTCTTACTACGATCCTCAAAAAGCCGTGAGCCTTCTCAATGATCAGCAACGCGTGACCTTTGCGTATAGCAGCGGAATCGCCACACCGAATGCCCCGATCGGAAGCATTACGCCTGCAACTCCTGCCACATTTACCTTGCAGCTGCCGTCGGCGGAACTAACGGCAAACCCCAAGTTGGCGGATGCCCCGGTGCCTTATTACCATTGATGTATTTACGCTCAGACTTAAAAAAATCAAATATGAAAAAGATACTGTATAACTATACGCGACAGCTTTTTTTCCTGTCAGTGACTTTGATATGGCTGCAGGCTTGCGAAAAAGATGAGGTGAGTGCCCCGGTGATCACCGGCATCATAAATTACGCACCGTCGCCGGATGATACGGTTTTGCAAAGCCTGACGCCCGGCCAGTGGGTGGTGGTGAACGGACATAATTTACAAGACGCCCTCCAGATTTCCTTCAATGGCGTGCCGGCGAATTTCAACAATGGCTTGTTTTCAGATTCGTATGCTGTCGTACAGGTGCCGGCGGTGATACCGTTCCCATCCATACCTGCTGAAAAGCTCAATACCATCCAATACTTCACATCGCATGGGTCAGCAACCTTTGAGTTTAATATTGTTGCACCGGCACCCACCATAGCCAGCATCTCAAATGAGAATGCTAACACGGGAGACTCGGTATATATTTATGGAACAAATTTATTTCTGCTTACCAAAATAAGTTTTGCAGGCGTGCCGATCACCGCCTACACCTCTTCCGTAAATGGAACTTCTGTAGGCTTCGTTTTGCCAGAGCTTAGCCAGAGCGGGCCGGTAATCGTAGCGAACCAGTCGGGCGCAGATTCTACTGCATTTAATGTGAATGATGCATCGACCGGGGTCCTCTGTGATTTTGATAACATCAATACGCTTAGTTGGGGCACGGGTACAGATAACAGCAGCACCAATTTTCCGGGCAACAAGGGATCCTATGCCGTTCTCAATAATACTGTCCTAAGTGGTGGCGACGCGTCATGGTGGAATTGGCAACGCAGCATCAATACCAACGCGGTGCAATGGGTTCCGGCCAATAACATGAGCGACCCGGTTGGCGACTATGCATTTAAATTCGAGATCAATGTTCCGGATGCATGGAAGGGGACGTCTATTGTTGTCCTGAAGGATTACACCTGGACGTATGTTGCCCCCTATGAGCCCTGGAAAGATGCCAACGGAAATACTTTTTCATACTCCACGAAAGGTTGGCGAACCGTAACCCTTCCGTTATCCGGATTTAGAAAGGATAACGGTACCGGCGTTGCCGTTACAAGCTTGACCGATTTGTTGGGAAGCACGGGCAATGGAAGCGTAAACATCTATACGATCAACAGTGCCGGCACCCCTACAGCGACAGGGTTGGTCGCGGCCATTGATAACATCAGGGTGGTGAAAATCAAATAGCCGTCATTCACCCGCGGAGCATTTCGTTCTGGATTACTTTAAAGGCCCTCTCGGCGAAGGAATCATACGGTATAAACGGTATCGTATGATTCTTTTCGTTGGAAATAGTATACAATGAAAAATGAAACCCATGAAGATCAAATGTCCTTTTAAAATTTCTCTGTTTCTCGTGATGATCATTTCCTTTTCCTCTTGTGGAAAAGAAGGTGTTGAGCCGCAGCTATTGGTTTCCGAAACGGAGCTTTCCTTGTCCATGGCGGGCGCTACGTCGGAAATAACGGTGACCAGCAACGACAGCTGGAATATCAATAACAATGCTTCAGCATGGTTACAGTTAAGTCAAACAGGGGGTAACAGTGGCAGTGCCACCGTTCAAATAACCGCGGGACCCAATGCTACCGGTTCCACGCGTTCTGCCGTGTTGGTGGTGACCGCTGCCAACGGCCAGTCCAGACGCGTCAGCGTTTCCCAGGCGAGTCAGATGTATCCGTCCTACAATACATCTCCCAAACCACCGGATGCCAGTGGAATGAGCAGCACAGCCGTGCAACTCGCCGACAAGATAACATTGGGTTGGAACCTTGGAAATACCATGGAAGCCCCGGGTGGCGAAACAGGGTGGGGCAGCCCGGTCATCACGGAAGACTATATCAAGTTTGTAAAACAAAATGGTTTTAATGCTATTCGCATTCCATGTGCCTGGAATTGGTATCACGTGGATAACCAGGCGACCGCGCACATCGATCAAAATTGGCTCAACCGGGTTAAGGAAGTGGTGGGCTATTGTGTGAAAAATGACATGTACGTTTTGCTGAACATTCATTGGGATGGTGGATGGCTTGAAAACAACTGTACCCCGGTGAAAAAGGATTCGGTCAATGCCAAGCAAAAAGCATTATGGGAACAGATCGCCACGACGATGCGTGATTTTGACGAACACCTCATGTTTGCCAGCGCCAACGAGCCCAACGCAGACGATGCCACGAAAATGGGTGTATTGCACTCCTATCATCAGACCTTTATTGATGCCGTTCGCTCAACCGGAGGCCGCAACACGTATCGCGCCCTGGTGCTGCAAGGCGCACCCGAACTATTTGCCGTAAGCTCATTTCCCACCGACCCCACGCCCAACCGTCTCATGTACGAGCCGCATAATTATACACCTTTTCAATTTACAACCTTGGATGGAGACGCGAGCTGGGGTAAAATGTTTTACTACTGGGGTGCCGGCCATCATTCTACGATCGAACCCGATCGCAATCCAACCTGGGGAGAAGAAGACGAGCAGCTAAAAGGCTTTAAACTGTTGAAGGAGAATTATGTCGATAAGGGCATTCCTGTCCTGATGGGAGAATATGGAGCATACCGGCGAGATGGCACTAAAAACATTCCTTTGGACTTAGCCACCCACAACGACGCGGTTGACTACTGGCTGACCTACGTCACCCGGCAGGCGATAGCGCACGGGATCAAGCCATTTTACTGGGACATAGGCGGCGCGTTGGATAGAGCAAATTATACGGTAAAAGATCAGCGTACGATCGATGCTATTCTGGAGGGTGCGAAATAGAAGCTTTATGAATTGTAATCATTCAAGGATGAACCGGATCTACACCGCAGTGTTTGTTTGCCTGTTGGCAAGTTGTGCCATGGCTCAAAGTAAGAAAAAAGTAGCGCCCGAACGTGTGATCAACATTGATTTCAATGTTGAAAAAGGGCCACTGAATACCATGTTCAAGGAATGTGTAGGAGCGGGACGCGCCAACGAAGGCTTGCGTGCGGACTGGCAGCAACAACTCACTTACGTCAGAAAGGAATGTGGTTTCAAATACATTCGCATGCACGGGCTGCTGACAGATGATATGGCCGTTTACTCGCAGGATAAAAATGGAAATCCTCAATACAACTATATGTACGTTGATGTGTTGTTCGATTTTCTCCATTCCATCGGGATGAAACCCTTTGTGGAGTTAGGCTTTATGCCATCGCAGCTTGCCAGCGGAAACAAAACGATTTTCTGGTGGCGGGGTAATGTAACACCACCGAAAGACTATGAGAAATGGGCGGCATTGGTCACGAACCTCGTGCAACATTTTACAGCGCGATATGGCGAAGAGGAAGTAAAAACATGGTATTTTGAAGTATGGAATGAACCCAATCTCGATGGCTTTTGGGCCGGTAGCCAGGAAGAGTATTTCAAACTTTATAAATATAGTGCCGACGCCATAAAAAAAGTGAACGCATCTTACCGGGTTGGCGGACCGGGAACGGCAGGCGCTGCCTGGGAAAGCGAAATGATTGACTACTGCACGAGGAACGCTGCGCCTATCGATTTCATCAGCACACATGCGTACGGCGTAAAGCAAGGATACCTCGATGAGTTTGGCAATTCCGGTACGGTGCTGGACAAGAATCCAATGAGTGTAAGCGGCGATGTACTGGATTCACGTAAAGAGATCTCCGCTTCATCCAAACCCAACCTGGAGTTGCACTATACGGAGTGGAGTGCGTCTTATACCCCGGCAGACCCGGTACACGACAGTTACCACGAAGCAGCCTATGTCCTGCAAAAACTCAAGCAGGTAGGCCATGCCGCCAATTCAATGTCATACTGGGTCTTCACGGACATTTTCGAGGAAGCGGGTCCAAGGTCCACACCCTTTCACGGAGGGTTTGGTATGCTGACTATCCAGGGGATCAACAAGCCCGTGTTCTATGCCTATCAGTTTATGAACCGGTTGGGAAATACGGAATTGACAAATAGCGATAATTCATCCTGGGTGTGCAAGGATGCGCAAGGAAATGTCCAGGCCGTCCTATGGGATTTTACAAACACCCACCCCGGGGACTCGGTCAACAACCAGCGATACTATATCCGGGATTTGCCTTCAAAGACAAAACCCAAGATAAAGCTGGAGATTGCAAATATACCGGAGGGTATATATGCGCTGGAAATATATAAAGTTGGGTATCGCAATAATGACGCATACTCAACCTATCTTTCTATGGGGAAGCCAGCGCAGCTTACAAAGCTACAGGTGGAGCACATCAAGAAACAAAATGACGGTTCGCCATTTTTGAAAGAGATTGTATCCGTAAAGGCGGGATCTGTTTTTTCGCGTGAACTTGACGCCAGAGAAAACGATGTATTCTTCCTTAGCCTTGTAAAGCTCTGAGGGTTTTCCGATAAGACTATGGCAGACCCGGCGAGACCGGCGTCTGTAAACCTCGATGTACATTCAACACCATAATTTCTTTTTATACTTTGTATCATGAAAATTGTTTCAACCGTATTTTTTGTTTCCGCATGTATCGGATTTTGTCAAGTAGCATTCAGCCAGACTCCTGGACAGACACCAGCATCCCCGGCCAAGCAAGCAGGGGTGGGGGGTAAGTTCGAGCCGACGTGGCAGTCATTAAAAGAATACCAGGTTCCGGAATGGTTTCGCAACGCCAAGTTCGGAATCTGGGCACATTGGGGACCGCAGTGTCAACCCGAGCAAGGCGACTGGTATGCCAGGCTGATGTATGATGAAGGGAGTGAACAGTATAAATGGCACGTGGCCAACTACGGGCATCCCTCCAAGGCCGGGTTCAAGGAAGTTGTCAACGACTGGAAAGCACAAAACTGGGACCCCGAGAAGCTGGTGGCACTGTATAAACGGGCCGGTGCTCAGTACTTCTTCGCGATGGCCAACCATCATGATAACCTGGACCTGTGGGACAGTAAATATCAATCGTGGAACACCGTACGCGTTGGACCGAAGAAAGATATTGTCGCCGGTTGGGCCCGTGCAGCAAAAAATAATAACCTTCCATTTGGCCTGAGTGTGCATGCTTCACATGCCTGGTCCTGGCTGGAGACCTCACAGCGTTCCGATAAGAGTGGACCCCTTGCCGGCGTGCCCTACGATGGTCGGCTCACCAAGTCAGATGGAAAGGGAACATGGTGGGAAGGGCTCGATCCGCAGGAACTCTATGCGCAAGATCACGCGTTGAGCGAGGGAAGTGATAACATAACCTCCTTGTTCAAGCAGTGGGAGTGGGGCAATGGCGCGGCCACGCCTTCCCCGGAATACTGCAATAAGTTTTATAACAGAGTGGTCGATCTCATTGACCAATTTAATCCTGACTTGCTTTATTTCGACGATTCTGTTCTCCCGCTTTACCCTGTAAGCGACGTGGGTTTGAAAATTGCAGCACATTATTACAACCACAACCAGGCAACCCACCAGGGTAAACTTGAAGGGGTGCTATTCGGAAAAGTCCTAAACGAAGAACAAAAGAAATGCATTGTTTGGGATGTCGAGCGGGGAGCGCCCGAAAATATCCAACCGCTGGCATGGCAGACCTGTACTTGCATTGGCGACTGGCACTATAAAAGATCGATCTACGAAAAAGGAGAGTATAAATCGGCAAAAGATGTCATTCACATGCTGGTAGATATCGTAAGCAAGAACGGAAACCTGCTTTTGAACATCCCGGTTCGTGGCGACGGAACGATAGATGAAAAAGAGATCGCCGTACTGGAAGACATTGCATCGTGGATGAAAGTGAATAGTGAAAGCATTTTCGATACACGTCCGTGGGAAATATTTGGCGAAGGACCCTCGACAGAAGCGGCCAACCCGGTGAAGGCGCAGGGTTTTAATGAAGGAAAGGTCAAGTACACGGCGAATGATATACGCTTCAATAAAAAAGGAAATATTCTTTATGCTACTGTATTGGGCAGGCCGGTCGATAACATAAATATCAGGTCGCTGGGTAAGGGGAAGGCCAAGATCAAAAATATTGAAATGCTGGGCAGCACCGGGAAACTTTCCTGGAAGCAAAACCCGGACAACCTGGTGATCGAAAAGCCCAAGGCCGCGTCAAGTGACATCGCCGTGGTCTATAAAATATATTTGCAATAACGAAAAGCGTCAAAGCGATAGCGTAGGGAGAACGCATTGACATATTTCGTTCGATCGTTCTCCAAATTCTAGTTCATTTGCGTTTGATGGTATTTTTTGAAGAAGAGATGGAAAGTCGTGCCCTCATTGACCCTGCTCTCTACTTCAATTTTGCCGCCTATTGCGGTCATCTGGGTTTTTACCAGGTACAGACCCATGCCCTTTCCTTCAATATGAAGATGGAAACGACTGTATAGGTTGAAGAGCTTGTCTTTGCATAATGCCATATCCATACCGAGTCCATTGTCTTGTACGGTGAGGTGAAAATGTTCATTCACCAGCTCTGAACATATGCGGATCACGGGCCTCCTGTTGGGATGACGATATTTGATGGCGTTGCTGACCAGGTTTAATAGAATACTATCGAGATAGGGCTTCACGGTCCAAAGTGTCCCGCCTTTTGAAAAGTCTTCGTATAGCGTTGCTTTTCTGTCTTCTATTTCTTTCTGAAGGTTTATTTTGACGAGGCGCAGTTCTTCTTCAAGGTTTATCTGGACAATCTCAGACGTGGAATCCCTGCGTAATTCCAACACGGTATTCAGGTCCCTGACGACATGATCGAGTTCCTGTGTAGTGACCATCATTTTATCAATGATCGCGCGGGATTCTTGCAGATCATTTTTGCTGATGTCCAATATATGACCAAGTCCGAGGATCCGGGCTACGGGCGCGCGAAGGTTGTGCGCGGAAATGAATGCGAATTGCTCCAGTTGCTGGTTATATTCCACGAGATCGTGCGTACGTTCTTCAACCTCGGCTTCAAGCGTTTCGTTGCGTTTTATGATCTCGTTGTTTTGTTCCTCAATGATCTGTCGGGCCTTTTGCAATTCAAAATTCTGTGCCGACACGATATCGCGCTGGGCCGATATTTCCTCCTGGCTCTGGATAAGTTCTTCGTTTTGGTGCGCCAGCTCCTCGGTTCGTTTGTGTACCTGCAACTCCAGCATTTTGTTCTGCTTTTTCATGCTACTCACGCGGAGTCTATAGACGGACACAGCGACACCGGTCAGCAGCAGAACGCCCGCTAGTTTTGCCCACCATGTGCGCCACCACGGTGGTAAGACGCGGATGATCAGCGTTGCCGCTTGCTTGCTCCACACGCCATCATTATTGGTGCCTTTCACTTTGAACGTATAGGTGCCGGGATCAAGATTGGTAAACATAACCGAGCGCTGGTCGCCTACATAATTCCAGTCGGTATGAAATCCCTCCAATTTATAGGCGTATTGATTTTTAGACGTAGCGGTAAAGTTCAATGCAGCATATTTCAGGGAGAAGAAAGTGTATTCAGAAGGAAGGGTGATCATGCTGGTTTCGCTGATCTGACGCTGCAGGATGCCACCGAAATCGCCGGGCTTTGCGGGCTGATTGAGGATCCGAAGTTCACTAATGTAAATGCTGGGCGCGAAAGGATTGTCTCGCACGCTGTCGGGGTTAAAAATACTGATTCCCTTGCCGCCAAAAAGGAGTTGCCCGCTTTGGTTACGAAAGCACACATTGGGATTAAAGGTGTCGTCGGAAAGCCCATCGGCGACATCATAGTTGCGGAATGCACCCGTCGTCGGATTGAACCGGGAGATGCCATGCGCGGTGCTCAGCCAGAGGTTGCCGGCGTCGTCTTCCAGGATGCCCTGTATGACATCGTTGGGTAGTCCATCGTGCGTGGTATACCTTTTTTTAAACGCCCCGTCGACGAGCAGATGCAGACCGTTCCGGGTGCCAATCCACAGTTGGCCATGACGGTCTTCCAACAGGCTGTTACACATGCCGCCGACTTGTATGGAGTCGGGATGGGTTGCTGTTTCAAACCTGGTCAACTCCTTTTGAAGGGGATCATAACATAAAACCTCTTCGATCGTACCAATCCAGATCTTCCCTTTTTTATCCACATAGATCGTCCGCATGTAATTATTGAACTCGAAATGGTTTTCGCGAACGTGGTCAAACGTGCCC carries:
- a CDS encoding sensor histidine kinase codes for the protein MTLSNPHVSCILQDSRGFLWVGTEDGLNRFDGYEATVYRSDANDSTSLLKNVILQIFEDSRGVLWVSTSSGGLHIYNRKQDNFKRLSQYSFDCEVSEFHEDDTCVWIGGIRHGKAFVNQINKKTNQHRYYELFNSRNPVHALIPASDHEFWVGVRETGLFRWDLKEKTIHRQGSSRGLHRVVKDREGNLWIATGEGLQKYNPATDDNTLYNTHSNPALPVDNVLNLCADGNYLWVGTENGGLCRLNTLTNELLTFQANKNDPESLPGNSIHSLYKDRQERIWAGTFSNGIAVIDRLQEKFLELNIPLENENVTAIVLDSKNRLWVGTEDGLIVKSSQGIKHYKHTAAKESLQTNPILAIYEDRQQRIWVGTWGGGLHRFDEAHDNFIHYLPDEKRKGSLSNPNVFSISQSGKTQQLLVATYDGLNVLSDERAGTFDHVRENHFEFNNYMRTIYVDKKGKIWIGTIEEVLCYDPLQKELTRFETATHPDSIQVGGMCNSLLEDRHGQLWIGTRNGLHLLVDGAFKKRYTTHDGLPNDVIQGILEDDAGNLWLSTAHGISRFNPTTGAFRNYDVADGLSDDTFNPNVCFRNQSGQLLFGGKGISIFNPDSVRDNPFAPSIYISELRILNQPAKPGDFGGILQRQISETSMITLPSEYTFFSLKYAALNFTATSKNQYAYKLEGFHTDWNYVGDQRSVMFTNLDPGTYTFKVKGTNNDGVWSKQAATLIIRVLPPWWRTWWAKLAGVLLLTGVAVSVYRLRVSSMKKQNKMLELQVHKRTEELAHQNEELIQSQEEISAQRDIVSAQNFELQKARQIIEEQNNEIIKRNETLEAEVEERTHDLVEYNQQLEQFAFISAHNLRAPVARILGLGHILDISKNDLQESRAIIDKMMVTTQELDHVVRDLNTVLELRRDSTSEIVQINLEEELRLVKINLQKEIEDRKATLYEDFSKGGTLWTVKPYLDSILLNLVSNAIKYRHPNRRPVIRICSELVNEHFHLTVQDNGLGMDMALCKDKLFNLYSRFHLHIEGKGMGLYLVKTQMTAIGGKIEVESRVNEGTTFHLFFKKYHQTQMN